A DNA window from Eremothecium cymbalariae DBVPG#7215 chromosome 3, complete sequence contains the following coding sequences:
- the RAD3 gene encoding TFIIH/NER complex ATP-dependent 5'-3' DNA helicase subunit RAD3 (similar to Ashbya gossypii AGR114C): MKFYIDDLPVIFPYPKIYPEQYQYMCDLKKTLDIGGNSILEMPSGTGKTVSLLSLTVAYQMHYPEHRKIVYCSRTMSEIEKALVELESLMDYRAKELEYQEEFRGLGLTSRKNLCLHPRVSKERKGSVVDEKCRRMTNGQAKTKKEQDIEANVELCEYHENMYNYQPEEYLPLGVYSFEKLIKYCEDKTICPYFTVRRMISMCNIIIYSYHYLLDPRIEERVSREISQNAIVIFDEAHNIDNVCIESLSLDLTKDLLKRASRGANALGKKVDEVRKVDTMKLQQEYQDLVKGLRANDILDPDEEPLIPTPVLSRDVLKEAVPGNIRRAEHFVSFLKRFIEYLKTRMKVLHVISETPNSFLHHLKQLTFIERKPLRFCSERLSLLVRTLEVDEIEDFNALKDIATFATLISTYESGFLLIIEPYEIENAAVPNPIMRFTCLDASIAIKPVFERFSSVIITSGTISPLDMYPKMLNFGTVVQKSYSMTLAEKSFLPMIVTKGSDQVAISSRFEIRNDPSIVRNYGSMLVEFAKITPDGMVVFFPSYLYMESIISTWQTMGILDEVWKYKLILVETPDAQETSLALETYRKACSNGRGAILMSVARGKISEGIDFDQHYGRTVLMIGIPFQYTESRILKARLEFLRENYQIRENDFLSFDAMRHAAQCLGRVLRGKDDYGVMVLADRRFSRKKSQLPKWILQGLSDADLNLSTDMAIANTKQFLRTMAQASDPKDHEGVSVWNINQLLNYQEEQKKKPI, encoded by the coding sequence ATGAAGTTCTACATAGATGACCTTCCAGTCATCTTTCCTTATcctaaaatatatccagAGCAGTACCAGTATATGTGTGATCTTAAGAAGACATTGGATATTGGCGGAAATAGTATACTGGAGATGCCTTCTGGTACTGGTAAAACGGTTTCGTTGCTATCGTTAACAGTAGCTTATCAAATGCATTATCCTGAGCATCGAAAGATAGTATACTGTTCTCGTACCATGTCTGAAATAGAGAAGGCATTAGTGGAGCTGGAGTCGCTGATGGATTACAGAGCGAAAGAACTGGAAtatcaagaagaatttaGAGGGCTTGGACTAACAAGCAGAAAGAATTTGTGCTTGCATCCAAGAGTGAGTAAAGAGCGAAAGGGTAGTGTTGTGGATGAGAAATGTCGTCGAATGACGAATGGTCAAGctaaaactaaaaaagaGCAAGATATTGAAGCCAATGTGGAACTTTGTGAGTACCATGAAAACATGTATAATTACCAACCGGAAGAATATTTGCCGCTGGGGGtatattcttttgagaAGCTCATAAAGTACTGCGAGGATAAGACTATCTGCCCATATTTTACGGTTAGGCGGATGATTTCAATGTgtaatatcatcatttaTTCATACCATTACTTGTTGGATCCTAGAATTGAGGAGCGAGTATCTCGTGAAATTTCACAAAATGCAATTGTAATCTTTGATGAAGCTCACAACATTGATAATGTCTGCATTGAATCTTTATCCTTAGATTTGACGAAGGATTTGCTGAAAAGAGCTTCCAGAGGAGCCAACGCCTTGGGTAAGAAAGTCGATGAAGTGCGAAAGGTGGATACCATGAAACTTCAACAAGAATATCAGGATCTTGTTAAAGGCTTGCGTGCTAATGATATCCTGGATCCGGATGAAGAACCTTTGATACCAACTCCAGTATTATCGAGGGACGTATTGAAAGAAGCAGTTCCTGGTAATATTAGACGCGCCGAACattttgtttcatttttaaaaaggttcattgaatatttgaagactAGAATGAAAGTTCTACATGTGATATCAGAAACACCGAATTCCTTTTTGCATCATTTGAAGCAACTGACATTTATAGAGAGAAAACCGTTGAGGTTTTGTTCTGAAAGACTTTCTTTACTTGTCAGAACTTTAGAGGTTGATGAGATAGAAGATTTTAATGCGTTAAAGGATATTGCCACTTTTGCTACGCTAATTTCAACATACGAAAGCggatttttattaattataGAACCttatgaaattgaaaatgctgCTGTTCCAAACCCAATTATGAGATTTACTTGTTTGGATGCGTCTATTGCGATAAAACCTGTCTTCGAAAGGTTCTCATCGGTGATTATTACATCGGGAACCATTTCACCACTAGATATGTACCCTAAAATGTTAAATTTTGGTACAGTCGTCCAAAAATCCTACTCGATGACATTGGCAGAAAAGTCGTTCTTGCCCATGATTGTTACTAAGGGTTCCGATCAAGTTGCTATTTCCTCAAGATTTGAGATTAGAAACGATCCTTCTATCGTACGTAATTATGGTTCTATGCTCGTAGAGTTTGCGAAGATAACCCCAGATGGAATGgttgttttctttccaTCTTATTTATACATGGAATCTATTATTTCAACATGGCAGACAATGGGCATATTGGACGAAGTTTGGAAGTATAAGTTGATTTTAGTGGAAACTCCTGATGCACAGGAAACCTCTTTAGCCTTGGAAACTTATCGCAAGGCTTGTTCAAATGGCCGCGGTGCTATTTTAATGTCTGTAGCTCGAGGGAAAATCTCTGAAGGAATCGATTTTGATCAACATTATGGAAGGACTGTATTGATGATTGGAATACCATTTCAATACACTGAATCACGTATCTTAAAGGCTAGGTTGGAATTTTTAAGGGAGAATTATCAAATCAGGGAAAATGATTTTCTATCCTTTGACGCAATGAGACATGCTGCACAATGTTTGGGTAGAGTCTTAAGAGGTAAGGATGACTATGGTGTCATGGTCCTGGCAGATAGAAGGTTTTCTAGGAAGAAATCTCAGTTACCGAAATGGATCTTACAGGGTCTTTCAGATGCTGACTTAAACCTGTCTACTGATATGGCAATTGCTAACACTAAGCAATTTTTGAGAACAATGGCGCAGGCTTCAGATCCGAAAGATCACGAAGGAGTTTCTGTTTGGAACATTAATCAACTTCTAAACTACCAAGAGgaacagaaaaaaaagccGATTTAA
- the ADK2 gene encoding adenylate kinase ADK2 (similar to Ashbya gossypii AGR115C), with protein MHTLQPLRLLILGAPGSGKGTQTNKLLKRFSNIQSVSSGDILRCEISAGSMLGQQAASYIGQGKLLPDNLISGVVMGELARRGWLHKKSSWLLDGFPRTVGQAKVLERDLVKNEASVNMVVELRVPQDVILGRIEKRYIHEPSGRVYNLHYNPPKVFGKDDVTGEPLTKRSDDTAEVFKKRLDDYNQTVIPLKEYYSSKGIFHTVHGDSSDIIFPQLAKLVDEHLNSRS; from the coding sequence ATGCACACACTCCAACCTCTGAGACTCTTGATATTGGGTGCCCCAGGCTCTGGAAAGGGTACACAAACTAATAAGTTGCTCAAACGGTTTTCCAACATACAATCGGTTTCTTCCGGGGATATTTTACGGTGTGAGATTTCTGCCGGCAGTATGCTTGGTCAACAAGCCGCATCATACATTGGCCAAGGTAAGCTGCTGCCGGATAATTTAATCAGTGGGGTTGTTATGGGGGAATTAGCCAGACGTGGCTGGCTCCATAAAAAGTCCAGCTGGTTGCTTGATGGGTTTCCCCGTACGGTTGGCCAGGCTAAGGTGTTAGAACGGGATTTAGTCAAAAATGAGGCGTCGGTGAACATGGTGGTTGAACTTCGTGTGCCCCAAGATGTGATACTTGGAAGGATTGAAAAACGGTATATCCATGAGCCTAGCGGTAGGGTGTATAATCTACATTACAACCCACCTAAGGTGTTCGGAAAAGATGATGTTACAGGAGAGCCATTAACTAAAAGGTCCGATGATACAGCAGAGGTATTCAAAAAGAGATTAGACGACTATAATCAAACTGTGATCCCGCTAAAGGAGTACTACTCCAGTAAAGGTATCTTTCACACTGTCCATGGAGATTCATCTGATATAATTTTTCCACAGTTGGCAAAACTTGTTGACGAACATCTAAATAGTCGTTcttaa
- the MSH6 gene encoding mismatch repair ATPase MSH6 (similar to Ashbya gossypii AGR116W), which yields MAPSTPQPVRTSGAPLPAGKKRLKQATLMSFFKKTAATALQASPDIQKGNGKYPVSPQSSTPSKVKESKLFVSMDDDANDANDTTYLTANDGDSRVDLGTSKEATTLTEDSPSSDSVRLTTSVLGNKRGFDNEFVHSASGSMRHKKPVSYVDESDEEDDVSPGKSGSAMKRARTRTRVALSGDSEEDEYVPAKDESHADEHSDYLEDNEDDADIFEFVSKPRTPAKSVQSRAGVLKINREQKNRSLKSTSKMEITASSDKHTNFNKNNEQRYQWLVNERDAAGHQPSDSDYDPRSLYVPPEAWAKFTPFEKQYWQIKSKMWDCIVFFKKGKFFELYEKDAHLANQLFDLKIAGGGRANMQLAGIPEMSFEYWASQFIQNGYKVAKVDQKESMLAKEMREGNKGIVERELQCVLTSGTLTESGMLQTDLATYCMAIREEPIDYYNLDCHNHSSTEKNSTGKYFGVSIIDTATGHIKMLEFEDDNECSQLDTLVAQVKPKEVIIERKNLSTLAHKIVKFNVQPDAIFNYRTPEEFYDFNRTYDEIVTHGYFPNMESWPQVLQEYYNKGKKVGFHAFGGLLSYLQWLKLDLSLVTMGQIEQYDHTKSQGFLCLDGITLQNLEIFANSFDGSDKGTLFKLLNHAITPMGKRAIRNWVMHPLLNKQHIDERLDSVDQLLSDMDIRGIIESAFIGLPDLERLLSRIHSNTLKISEFDKVITGFETVSKLVQDLNKYELKGSLLKFLKEIPITLEGDINTWNKVYDRNKAVHEGALIPNKGVEQEFDKSIDRINELENEFSSMLREYKKELKCSSIQYKDSGKEIYTIEIPISVCKNVPSNWTQMGSNKSTKRYYSPTVQKMARAMAEAREHHKILEEGLKGKLYQKFDMKYSTVWLPTIRSISNIDCILSLSRASEGLGFPACRPVFHDSTDTKTGHKSNGFLSFKQLRHPCFNMGATAATDFIPNDVTLGRDTAQLALLTGANAAGKSTVLRMTCVAVIMAQLGCYVPCEVAELTPVDRIMTRIGANDNIMQGKSTFFVELSETKKILDMATNRSLLVLDELGRGGSSNDGFAIAEGVFHHIATHVQSLGFFATHYGTLGQSFSHHPMIKPLKMSILVDEASRNVTFLYKLIEGQSEGSFGMHVASMCGIPRQIVDRAEKTADTLEHTLRIMREHKKYVKGSNVMPLGLQSDFVRLNFGDGLNNSVKGSGEGVNIYDTNIKAHVLSSIISMIDGLSKD from the coding sequence ATGGCACCGTCGACTCCTCAACCAGTGAGAACATCTGGTGCACCGTTGCCCGCCGGAAAGAAGCGCTTGAAGCAAGCTACATTAATGTCGTTCTTTAAAAAGACCGCTGCCACTGCACTCCAGGCTTCACCGGATATCCAAAAGGGCAATGGTAAGTATCCTGTGAGCCCGCAAAGCTCTACTCCTAGCAAGGTAAAGGAATCCAAATTATTTGTGAGtatggatgatgatgcaaATGATGCAAATGATACTACGTATTTGACGGCTAATGACGGTGATTCTAGGGTTGACCTTGGCACCTCAAAGGAAGCTACAACTCTGACTGAAGATAGCCCAAGTTCTGATTCTGTGAGGTTGACAACTAGTGTTTTAGGAAATAAGAGGGGGTTTGATAATGAATTTGTGCATTCTGCATCAGGGTCTATGAGGCATAAAAAACCGGTTTCTTACGTGGATGAGAgcgatgaagaggatgatGTTTCCCCTGGGAAATCTGGAAGTGCCATGAAACGCGCCCGTACCCGTACTCGTGTAGCTCTAAGTGGTGATAGTGAGGAGGATGAATATGTTCCAGCTAAGGATGAATCCCATGCGGATGAGCATAGTGATTACCTTGAAGacaatgaagatgatgctgacatttttgaatttgtaTCCAAACCACGTACTCCGGCGAAATCAGTTCAGTCCAGAGCTGGGGTTCTGAAGATAAACAGAGAACAGAAGAATAGGTCGCTAAAGTCTACAAGCAAAATGGAGATCACGGCGTCATCTGACAAGCATAccaattttaataaaaataacgAGCAGCGTTACCAATGGTTAGTCAATGAGCGAGATGCCGCTGGTCACCAACCTTCTGATTCAGATTATGATCCAAGATCATTGTATGTCCCTCCTGAAGCATGGGCGAAGTTCACCCCTTTTGAAAAGCAGTACTGGCAAATTAAGTCTAAAATGTGGGATTGCATTGTTTTCTTTAAGAAAGGCaagttttttgaactttATGAAAAGGATGCACATTTGGCAAACCAATTGTTTGATTTAAAGATCGCTGGAGGCGGTAGGGCTAACATGCAGTTAGCCGGTATTCCAGAGATGTCCTTTGAGTATTGGGCTTCCCAATTTATCCAAAATGGATACAAAGTAGCCAAAGTAGACCAAAAAGAGTCCATGCTAGCAAAAGAAATGAGGGAAGGTAACAAAGGTATTGTTGAAAGAGAATTGCAGTGCGTTCTAACTTCTGGAACATTAACTGAGAGTGGCATGCTTCAAACAGACTTAGCCACATACTGTATGGCTATTAGAGAGGAGCCAATTGATTACTACAATCTTGATTGTCACAATCATTCCTCTAcagaaaaaaattcaactggaaaatattttggtgTCTCCATCATTGATACCGCTACTGGGCATATAAAGATGTTGgagtttgaagatgataatgaatGTAGTCAGTTGGACACATTAGTGGCCCAGGTGAAACCAAAAGAGGTGattattgaaagaaaaaacctGTCTACTCTAGCGCACAAGATAGTGAAATTCAATGTGCAGCCTGATGCAATATTTAATTATCGTACTCCAGAAGAATTTTATGACTTCAATCGAACCTATGATGAAATTGTGACTCACGGATACTTCCCGAACATGGAAAGTTGGCCCCAGGTGCTTCAGGAGTATTACAATAAGGGCAAAAAGGTGGGGTTTCATGCTTTTGGTGGCTTGCTTTCTTATTTACAATGGTTAAAGTTGGATTTGTCGCTGGTAACTATGGGTCAAATAGAGCAGTATGATCATACTAAGTCACAAGGATTTCTATGTCTTGATGGAATAACCCTACAGAACTTGGAGATATTTGCAAATTCCTTTGATGGAAGTGATAAAGGGACATTGTTTAAACTGTTAAACCATGCCATAACACCTATGGGCAAAAGAGCGATCAGAAACTGGGTAATGCATCCACTGTTAAATAAACAGCATATTGATGAAAGATTAGATTCTGTAGACCAATTATTGAGTGATATGGATATTAGAGGCATTATAGAAAGTGCCTTTATAGGGCTTCCAGATTTAGAAAGACTGTTATCACGTATCCATTCAAATACACTCAAAATTtcagaatttgataaagtGATAACTGGGTTTGAAACAGTGTCAAAACTTGTTCAAGACCTGAATAAGTACGAGTTAAAGGGATCTTTATTGAAGTTTCTCAAAGAAATCCCTATTACTCTGGAAGGAGATATAAATACCTGGAATAAGGTATATGATCGTAATAAAGCCGTTCACGAAGGGGCTCTAATCCCAAATAAAGGAGTGGAGCAGGAGTTTGATAAATCCATTGACAGAATTAACGAACTTGAAAACGAATTTTCCTCCATGCTCAGAGAGTATAAAAAGGAATTGAAATGCTCGAGCATTCAATACAAGGATTCAGGTAAGGAAATTTATACAATTGAAATTCCAATATCTGTATGTAAAAATGTACCCTCTAATTGGACTCAGATGGGTTCTAACAAATCCActaaaagatattattcGCCAACAGTTCAAAAGATGGCTAGGGCTATGGCAGAGGCTCGTGAACATCATAAAATATTGGAAGAGGGACTCAAAGGTAAACTTTATCAAAAGTTTGATATGAAATATTCTACTGTTTGGCTTCCAACTATCAGATCAATATCTAACATCGACTGCATCTTGTCTCTCTCGCGTGCGTCCGAAGGGTTAGGATTTCCAGCTTGTAGACCTGTGTTTCATGATAGTACAGACACGAAAACTGGTCATAAATCAAATGGGTTTCTCTCATTCAAGCAATTGAGACATCCGTGTTTTAATATGGGTGCTACGGCTGCAACGGATTTCATCCCTAATGATGTTACCTTAGGACGCGATACAGCCCAATTAGCCTTGCTGACAGGCGCAAATGCTGCTGGGAAATCAACTGTCTTGAGGATGACATGTGTTGCCGTTATTATGGCCCAACTGGGGTGTTACGTACCTTGCGAAGTTGCTGAACTAACACCTGTAGATCGAATTATGACTAGAATAGGCGCTAACGATAACATTATGCAAGGGAAATCAACATTTTTCGTAGAACTGAgtgaaaccaaaaaaatcttaGATATGGCAACTAATAGGtctttgttggttttggatGAACTAGGCAGAGGTGGTTCTTCTAATGATGGATTTGCGATTGCGGAGGGTGTGTTCCATCACATTGCGACCCACGTCCAAAGCTTAGGATTTTTCGCCACACATTATGGAACACTGGGCCAAAGCTTCAGCCATCATCCTATGATAAAACCATTAAAAATGTCTATATTGGTTGATGAAGCTTCTAGGAATGTCACATTCTTGTACAAGTTGATTGAAGGCCAGAGTGAAGGCTCCTTCGGAATGCATGTTGCATCTATGTGCGGTATACCAAGGCAAATCGTTGACCGTGCGGAGAAGACCGCCGACACTTTGGAACATACACTTAGAATAATGAGAGAACATAAGAAATATGTCAAAGGCAGTAATGTTATGCCATTAGGTTTGCAAAGTGACTTCGTTAGACTTAATTTTGGTGATGGATTAAATAATTCAGTCAAAGGCTCTGGTGAAGGTGTAAATATTTACGACACCAATATCAAGGCACATGTCTTGTCAAGCATCATATCCATGATTGATGGGTTGAGCAAAGACTGA
- a CDS encoding uncharacterized protein (similar to Ashbya gossypii AGR117C), whose protein sequence is MELGGGMSGNPDHFEGGVPVFIPSWDEFKDFYKYMSSIDEYGMKSGIVKIIPPKEWLEQLEEPPRVETLQGISIRSPIQQHISGSKGVFVVQNVEKQKCYNIIQWKDLSMDYQLPDLRGRMGSQSPQLVAKTEVERSGNDVGGGGGGRTKSSGIKLRNYEAFTEHDFKQFQATYNADNLAQYDDEGYLRSLESYYWKTLNFTEPIYGADTLGSLFRDSLTEWNVSRLPNLLDHLEEKVPGVNQSYLYAGLWKASFAWHLEDQDLYSINYLHFGAPKQWYSIPQEDSQKFFKFMKEQFPEESGQCKEFLRHKMFIVSPKVLERNGIRCNSVVHRQHEFMVTYPYGYHSGFNYGYNMAESVNFALESWFKIGEKAGKCICIDDSVGIDIQKLKSSYMKSQHRHERTNGSDLGPPKKRVKQETIGFAPTPLIETGDSLKSFNELINHSAYELQAMEENPHQRSIRSTTPNQYFGNPSISRMSSPLLSRMMDLSNIVEPTLEDPTLKFKRKVFAQNNANNSSNPNLSSVLGTANNGTAVSPTLNNLQEENMLALSLASMANSGNSSPRNAFPPLNSAMANSRPYTPTGESIIAPRPSYDQNPLSYYSTQTTKSPLPLFKRISSPNRVTLNISRESSRSPISFGSEYNKPPISKQHPLTTGTIPLTSLNQVSTIGRDVSPHRESGSKSFLNRSKPSIRNISIVKNATGVNTNTLNLLATDSITNAVMTGTIKPDRPASPISKISAEEIIISEKGKAYICQECQRQFSSGHHLTRHKKSVHSGEKPHSCPKCGKKFKRRDHVLQHLNKKIPCVTDKHDDSATATA, encoded by the coding sequence ATGGAACTAGGAGGAGGAATGAGTGGGAACCCGGATCATTTTGAGGGAGGAGTGCCAGTATTTATTCCCAGTTGGGATGAGTTTAAAGatttttataaatatatgtcATCGATTGATGAGTATGGGATGAAATCTGGAATTGTGAAGATTATACCCCCTAAAGAGTGGTTGGAGCAGTTGGAGGAGCCACCTAGGGTGGAGACATTGCAAGGGATCAGTATTCGGAGTCCGATCCAGCAGCACATCAGTGGTTCGAAGGGAGTATTTGTTGTGCAGAACGTAGAGAAACAGAAGTGTTATAACATTATTCAGTGGAAGGACCTTTCTATGGATTATCAGTTGCCAGATTTGCGGGGCAGGATGGGGTCACAGTCTCCGCAGTTGGTGGCCAAGACAGAAGTAGAACGGTCTGGTAATGATGTGGGGGGAGGAGGTGGTGGGAGGACAAAGTCGTCTGGCATTAAATTACGCAATTATGAAGCTTTCACCGAACATGACTTTAAACAATTTCAAGCAACATACAATGCCGATAACTTGGCAcaatatgatgatgaaggaTACCTGAGGAGCTTGGAAAGTTATTACTGGAAGACTTTGAACTTTACAGAGCCGATATATGGTGCGGATACGCTGGGTTCTTTATTTAGAGACTCTTTAACGGAATGGAATGTTTCACGACTTCCTAATTTACTAGACCACTTGGAAGAGAAGGTGCCTGGTGTTAACCAGTCATATTTATATGCAGGTTTATGGAAAGCATCTTTTGCTTGGCATTTAGAGGATCAAGACTTGTATTCCATCAATTATCTCCACTTTGGAGCCCCTAAACAATGGTATTCAATACCACAGGAGGACTCTcagaaatttttcaagtttatGAAGGAACAGTTTCCGGAGGAATCTGGTCAATGCAAGGAGTTCTTGAGACATAAGATGTTTATTGTGAGCCCCAAGGTTCTCGAACGAAATGGAATCCGTTGTAATAGTGTCGTTCACAGACAGCACGAGTTCATGGTTACCTATCCTTATGGCTATCACTCGGGATTTAACTACGGTTACAATATGGCTGAGTCTGTCAATTTCGCCCTTGAATCGTGGTTTAAGATCGGCGAAAAAGCAGGTAAATGCATATGCATTGATGACTCCGTTGGTATTGATATacagaagttgaaatcTTCTTACATGAAGTCACAACACAGACATGAAAGAACCAATGGTTCCGATTTGGGACCACCAAAAAAGCGTGTCAAACAAGAAACCATTGGATTCGCTCCTACACCACTTATTGAGACGGGCGATTCACTCAAGTCTTTTAATGAACTGATCAACCATTCTGCGTACGAATTACAGGCCATGGAGGAGAACCCGCATCAGCGATCAATTAGGTCAACTACTCCAAATCAGTATTTCGGCAATCCGTCAATATCTCGAATGTCTTCTCCTTTACTTTCTAGAATGATGGATCTATCCAACATTGTGGAACCAACTTTAGAAGATCCAACTTTGAAATTTAAACGCAAAGTTTTCGCCCAAAATAATGCCAACAACTCTTCAAATCCAAACCTATCTTCAGTTTTGGGGACTGCAAATAATGGGACCGCAGTATCTCCAACCCTTAATAACCTTCAGGAAGAAAATATGTTAGCCCTATCTTTAGCCTCTATGGCTAATAGCGGCAATTCCTCCCCAAGGAACGCATTCCCCCCTCTTAATAGCGCCATGGCGAATTCAAGGCCTTATACACCTACTGGAGAGTCTATAATAGCCCCTAGACCTTCTTATGACCAAAACCCGTTATCTTACTACTCCACTCAAACTACAAAATCTCCATTACCCCTTTTCAAGCGTATTAGTTCGCCCAATAGAGTTACTTTAAACATTTCACGTGAATCATCTCGTTCCCCTATATCTTTCGGATCTGAATATAACAAGCCACCAATTTCTAAGCAACATCCCCTAACTACAGGAACAATACCTCTAACATCTTTAAATCAAGTTTCAACAATAGGAAGAGATGTGTCTCCCCACAGGGAATCAGGCAGTAAATCGTTCCTTAACAGAAGCAAACCATCAATTCGTAATATATCAATTGTCAAAAATGCAACTGGTGTTAATACAAATACGTTAAATTTGCTAGCCACCGATTCAATTACTAATGCAGTCATGACCGGAACAATAAAACCTGACAGGCCAGCTTCTCctatttctaaaatatctgCTGAAGAGATTATTATTTCGGAAAAGGGAAAGGCATACATTTGTCAAGAATGCCAGAGACAATTTTCTTCTGGACACCACTTAACAAGACATAAAAAGTCTGTTCACTCTGGTGAGAAACCTCATTCATGTCCAAAATGTGGAAAGAAATTTAAAAGGCGTGACCACGTCTTGCAGCATTTGAATAAGAAGATACCTTGTGTTACAGATAAACATGATGATTctgcaacagcaacagcttAA
- a CDS encoding uncharacterized protein (similar to Ashbya gossypii AEL209W), producing MGTFQNMVKRATKIKMAAPKQKYLKPILMSTGEEQYFKETIGTLLTRLNDSAFTVVFKSLVVMHVMIREGEGNVTLRYLSRHPEYFELGGLLNGSYGSVNSGLQIVRRYGDYLRIRAQEFGKLERDYVREGSSNLKEIGRNMVVLSHVESLEAQIAALIKNRYSQYDLNNDMLMAAFKLLVQDILALYNALNEGIITLLECFFELSRPDAKRTLDLYKRFVHLTETVVKYLKAGKAVGLEIPVIKHITTKLIRSLEDHLREDEMQKNEGQSTSDTANTGSKTSQYKSEAQKQLEIVRQQKRLLQEQLQLTSPLVQQLTQAVPSAPTGYNPFLETTQAPQQQQLVTAQSLIQPQHTHNPFVLQATGFVPQNTAAFITTQNTTTLHHVPQPPHHLVPLHVTPPQQPTPTGSNNPFSLQNFNQQTSNIQVTPVTNPFYGTNFQDLTQSQVPIISYPTGYPQQQQQHQPQPQPGYVNQGPNLIDI from the coding sequence ATGGGGACGTTCCAAAATATGGTCAAGAGAGCGACCAAGATTAAGATGGCGGCGCCAAAGCAGAAGTATCTTAAGCCTATTTTGATGAGTACGGGGGAGGAgcaatattttaaagagaCTATCGGTACGCTTTTGACCAGGTTGAATGATTCTGCGTTTACGGTTGTGTTCAAGTCGTTGGTTGTTATGCACGTGATGATCCGGGAGGGGGAGGGGAATGTGACGCTGAGGTACTTGTCGCGTCATCCGGAGTATTTTGAGTTGGGAGGGCTCTTGAATGGTAGTTACGGGTCAGTCAATTCAGGGCTTCAGATAGTTAGGCGGTATGGGGATTATTTACGGATCCGTGCTCAAGAGTTTGGTAAGTTGGAGAGGGATTATGTGCGAGAGGGGTCGTCTAATTTGAAGGAGATCGGGAGGAACATGGTTGTGCTAAGCCATGTCGAATCGCTTGAGGCTCAAATTGCAGCATTGATCAAGAATCGGTACTCCCAGTAtgatttgaataatgaTATGTTGATGGCGGCATTTAAGCTTTTGGTGCAGGATATTTTGGCGCTTTACAATGCGTTGAATGAGGGTATTATTACGTTGTTAGAATGTTTCTTTGAATTGAGTCGTCCTGACGCAAAACGTACTTTGGATCTCTACAAGCGGTTTGTCCATCTTACTGAAACCGTAGTCAAGTATTTAAAGGCTGGGAAAGCCGTGGGGCTTGAGATCCCCGTGATAAAGCATATCACCACAAAGTTGATCAGGTCCTTAGAGGACCACCTCCGTGAGGACGAGATGCAAAAGAACGAAGGCCAGTCCACAAGTGACACTGCCAATACTGGTAGTAAAACCAGTCAATATAAGTCAGAAGCGCAAAAGCAGTTGGAAATTGTACGCCAGCAGAAACGCTTGTTGCAGGAGCAGCTCCAACTCACATCTCCTTTGGTCCAGCAGCTAACACAAGCAGTACCTTCAGCGCCTACGGGTTACAATCCTTTCCTGGAAACAACCCAAGCgccacagcagcagcagttggTCACGGCGCAATCCCTGATTCAACCGCAACATACCCATAACCCATTTGTCCTCCAAGCAACAGGCTTCGTACCCCAAAACACAGCGGCATTCATCACCACCCAGAACACTACCACCTTACATCATGTCCCTCAACCCCCCCACCATCTCGTACCGCTTCACGTTACACCCCCACAACAACCAACCCCCACAGGCTCTAATAATCCGTTTTCACTCCAAAATTTCAACCAACAGACCTCCAATATCCAAGTCACCCCGGTTACCAACCCGTTCTACGGCACGAACTTTCAAGACCTCACTCAATCCCAGGTACCTATAATTTCATATCCTACCGGTTACCcgcaacagcagcagcaacatcagCCGCAGCCGCAGCCGGGCTACGTAAACCAGGGCCCCAATCTCATCGATATATAA